In Gopherus evgoodei ecotype Sinaloan lineage chromosome 21, rGopEvg1_v1.p, whole genome shotgun sequence, a single window of DNA contains:
- the LOC115638235 gene encoding olfactory receptor 14C36-like — translation MSNQTTLTEFLLLGFSDVRELQILHFVVFLAIYLAALMGNLLIVTAVALNPHLQTPMFFFLVNLSILDFGSISVTIPKSMVNSLMNIRVISYPGCVAQIFLFLLFAATDLALLTIMAYDRYVAICQPLHYERVMNRRACVQMAASAWITGIVYSALHTGNTFRLPFCQSDDINQFFCEIPQLLKLTCSDSYLSEVGGIALGVFLASNCFVFITVSYVQIFKTVLKIPSEHGRHKAFSTCMPHLTVVSLMVFTSIFAYLKPTSSSASGLDLVVGVLYSLVPPVMNPIIYSMRNKEIKAALKKLIMWRLFTKS, via the coding sequence atgtccaaccaaaccaccctgaccgagttccttctcctgggattctctgatgttcgggagctgcagattttgcactttgtggtgttcCTTGCGATTTACCTGGCAGCCCTGATGGGGAATCTTCTCATTGTCACAGCCGTAGCCCTCAACCCCCATCTTCAAACCCCCATGTTTTTCTTCCTGGTGAATCTGTCCATTCTAGACTTTGGCTCCATCTCCGTTACCATTCCCAAGTCCATGGTCAACTCCCTCATGAACATCAGGGTGATTTCTTATCCTGGATGTGTTGCCCaaatctttctctttctcctcttcgCTGCAACTGATCTTGCCTTACTCACCATCATGGCATATGACCGATATgttgccatctgccaaccactgcactatgagagagtgatgaacaggagagcttgtgtccaaatggcagccagtgcctggattaCTGGTATTGTCTACTCTGCTCTGCACACTGGGAACACCTTCAGGTTACCTTTCTGTCAGTCCGATGACATcaaccagttcttctgtgaaatcccccagctacTCAAGCTCACCTGTTCTGATTCTTACCTCAGTGAAGTTGGGGGTATTGCCTTAGGTGTGTTTTTAGCATcaaactgctttgtttttataacTGTGtcttatgttcagatcttcaaaactgTGCTGAAAATCCCTTCTGAGCATGgccggcataaagccttctccacctgcatgCCTCACCTTACTGTGGTCTCTTTGATGGTTTTCACGAGCATctttgcctacctgaaacccacctccagctcagcATCAGGTCTGGACCTTGTGGTGGGTGTTCTCTATTCCTTGGTGCCTCCAGTGATGAATccgatcatctacagcatgaggaacaaggagatcaaagctgCATTGAAGAAACTGATCATGTGGAGGTTATTCACCAAGAGTTAA